The following proteins are co-located in the Macadamia integrifolia cultivar HAES 741 chromosome 3, SCU_Mint_v3, whole genome shotgun sequence genome:
- the LOC122073962 gene encoding disease resistance protein RUN1-like isoform X1 — MDLFHLVYERIRESVAYSSSKIPRWNHDVFLSTFSEDDVGNKIIIDGLYNALLQNGVHTFRDGDEEEEEKKGGREREKRIEESMIAIILFSIKYVSSIECLDELVKIVACRSTTGLTVFPVFCDVDPSHVRKQNGSLEEVFASFEEEEEKDKVKRWRVDLTTVANLSGWDLRDVSNGHVEKFIQKIVDDVLIKRSRKPLNISSYLVGIDSRVATMMNSYIYLSTREVRIIGICGISGIGKTTIAKGLYNEIYHRFEGCSFLENVREVSKQPNGLIHLQEQLLSDVLMKKSIEVGNVARGINLIEQRLKYKRVLIIIDDVDHSDQLNALAVKRDSFGMGSRIIVISRDEHFLNTAEVCDIYHPEELNFVESLQLFSRHAFNNDSPPDDYKKLSKEMVDNVNGLPLALEVIGSLMFDKRSLSEWESTLVKLKGTSSDQIQKKLRLSFYDLDGPEKEIFLNIACFFIGMDKDYVSKILDGCNLYAIIGIRILSQRCLVAIDNDNKLKMHDILREMAKEIVHEESPEEPGRRTRLWSREDVCDVLTKNEGTESVEGITLTISQSEELCFDTKAFVNMHNLRLLQLNYVHLRGGYEHFSKELRWLCWHGFTLNSIPTNFSMENLVVLHMENSNVKKIWKEIKLLKRLRILNFSHSRYLKKTPNFSGLPNLEELILEDCKCLVEVHQSIGYLDNLIVLNLKNCNNLKKLPSSIGLLRSLEVLNLYGCSEQVQSTSWFSSFSKKFLSSLRRQLTSTTSLLPASFSGLCTLRTVNLSFCNLSEDLIPNDFWNMPWVTWLELKGNKFRTLPTNIRNLSRLESLTLSYCKDLKIMTEIPSSLEYLTLEGCSKLEILPSNILFSRILYLALNRCKRLQSFPSGSTSSQGAEDIKNKQNLTYLVVDFDYFRRRSNEISCLPNLLSLTLELCGRPQTLPKLPPSLTSLFVEGDISSILLVNSSSREIQSMETSQSEQGIHMESCGHRRNTLNNMLQVSSSREIQSMETSQSEQGIHMESCGHRRNTLNNMLQVSSSREIQSMETSQSEQGIHMESCGHRRNTLNNMLQVSSSREIQSMETSQSEQGIHMESCGHRGNTLNNMLQVSSSREIQSMETSQSEQAIHMESCGHRGNTLNNMLQVSSSREIQSMETSQSEQAIHMESCGHRGNTLNNMLQVSSSREIQSMETSQSVQGIHMESCNHRGNTLNNILQVHQDIDERFNLWGFGSEIPEWIKHQNMGSSISFEVSSSDYCSGCKIQGFDVSAVFSCEKYVEYVDFCSFVVIYNKTKQIRWGPVEGWKHLTRPLPIQSGQDILLVRHIIISELWDFSGRHAGFGDHFEVGDQVEVTVEIKGIAGRSLLVKKCGVLLVHEPDDQEYQDQISLMIIDQLRKKYMSASGDENEGNHNEEILRALRGGCLTM, encoded by the exons ATGGATCTGTTCCATTTGGTCTACGAGAGAATCCGAGAATCCGTTGCTTACTCGTCTTCCAAAATACCTCGATGGAATCACGATGTCTTCTTGAGTACTTTCAGTGAAGATGATGTTGGCAACAAAATCATCATCGATGGCCTCTACAATGCTTTGCTTCAAAATGGGGTTCATACTTTTAGAGATGGCgacgaggaggaagaagaaaaaaagggaggaagggaaagagagaaacgAATTGAAGAATCGATGATCGCCATAATCCTTTTCTCAATAAAATACGTTTCTTCGATAGAGTGTCTAGATGAACTGGTGAAGATAGTTGCATGTAGAAGCACCACTGGTCTAACTGTTTTCCCTGTTTTCTGTGATGTGGATCCATCGCATGTGCGAAAACAGAACGGTAGTTTGGAGGAAGTGTTTGCCagttttgaagaagaagaggaaaaagataaGGTGAAGAGGTGGAGGGTAGATCTTACTACAGTGGCTAATCTTTCTGGTTGGGATCTTCGAGACGTTTCTAATGG GCATGTGGaaaaatttatccaaaaaattgTTGACGATGTTTTGATTAAACGAAGTCGAAAACCATTGAACATCTCTAGTTATCTTGTTGGAATAGATTCCCGTGTTGCAACAATGATGAATTCATATATATATCTTTCTACACGTGAAGTCCGTATCATTGGAATTTGTGGTATTAGTGGAATTGGTAAGACAACCATTGCGAAGGGTTTATATAATGAAATTTATCATAGATTTGAAGGTTGCAGTTTTCTTGAGAATGTTCGAGAAGTTTCAAAACAACCCAATGGTCTAATTCATTTACAAGAACAACTCTTGTCTGATGTCCTTATGAAGAAAAGCATTGAGGTAGGAAATGTTGCTAGAGGAATAAATTTGATCGAACAGAGGCTTAAATACAAAAGGGTTCTTATCATTATTGATGATGTAGATCATTCAGATCAATTAAATGCATTGGCTGTCAAGCGTGATTCGTTTGGTATGGGAAGTAGAATCATTGTCATATCACGGGATGAACATTTTCTAAACACAGCTGAAGTATGTGACATTTATCATCCTGAAGAGTTAAACTTTGTTGAATCTCTTCAACTCTTTAGTCGGCATGCATTTAACAATGATTCTCCACCAGATGACTACAAGAAGCTATCAAAGGAGATGGTTGATAATGTCAATGGACTTCCGTTAGCTCTTGAGGTTATAGGTTCTTTGATGTTTGACAAAAGAAGCTTATCTGAATGGGAGAGCACATTAGTCAAACTAAAAGGTACTTCTAGTgatcaaattcaaaaaaaactTAGATTAAGTTTTTATGATTTGGATGGCCCAGAGAAGGAAATCTTCCTTAACATTGCATGCTTCTTTATTGGAATGGACAAAGACtatgtatctaaaatactagATGGTTGCAACTTGTATGCAATTATCGGAATCCGCATTCTCAGTCAAAGATGTCTTGTTGCAATTGATAATGACAATAAACTAAAGATGCATGATATACTTCGAGAGATGGCAAAGGAAATTGTTCATGAAGAATCTCCTGAAGAACCTGGAAGACGTACAAGATTGTGGTCACGAGAGGATGTTTGTGATGTATTGACAAAAAATGAG GGTACCGAATCTGTTGAAGGCATCACCCTAACCATTTCTCAGTCTGAGGAGTTGTGTTTTGATACTAAAGCATTTGTAAACATGCATAATCTGAGACTGCTTCAACTCAATTATGTACACTTGAGGGGAGGGTATGAACATTTCTCTAAGGAATTAAGATGGCTTTGTTGGCATGGATTCACTTTGAATTCTATACCCACCAATTTTAGCATGGAGAATCTTGTTGTTCTTCACATGGAAAATAGCAATGTTAAAAAGATTTGGAAGGAAATCAAG ctGCTCAAAAGGTTGAGAATCCTGAACTTTAGTCATTCGAGATACTTAAAGAAAACCCCCAACTTCTCAGGACTTCCCAATCTTGAGGAACTGATCCTTGAAGATTGTAAATGTCTGGTTGAGGTTCACCAATCCATTGGGTATCTTGACAATCTTATTGTCTTGAATCTGAAAAACTGCAATAATCTTAAGAAGCTTCCAAGCAGCATTGGTTTGTTGAGATCTCTTGAAGTACTCAATCTCTATGGTTGCTCAGAACAGGTGCAGTCTACTTCATGGTTTTCTTCATTCTCCAAAAAATTTCTCAGTTCACTAAGAAGACAACTTACTTCtaccacttcactgcttcctgCTTCTTTCTCTGGTTTGTGCACTCTGAGAACAGTGAATCTCAGTTTCTGCAATCTATCAGAAGATTTGATACCCAATGATTTTTGGAACATGCCATGGGTGACTTGGTTAGAATTAAAAGGGAACAAATTTCGCACCCTACCAACCAACATCAGAAATCTTTCTCGTCTTGAATCACTGACATTGAGTTACTGCAAAGATCTCAAAATAATGACAGAGATACCTTCGAGTTTAGAGTATTTGACTCTAGAAGGTTGCTCAAAATTGGAAATATTACCATCCAACATTCTTTTCTCTCGAATTTTGTATCTTGCTTTGAACAGATGTAAGAGGCTACAGTCATTTCCAAGTGGTTCCACATCTTCGCAAGGAGCAGAGGACATTAAGAACAAGCAGAATTTAACATATTTGGTTGTCGACTTTGATTACTTCCGTCGTAGATCAAATGAAATAAGTTGCCTTCCTAATCTTTTGAGCTTAACTTTGGAACTTTGTGGGAGGCCTCAAACACTGCCAAAGCTTCCACCAAGTTTAACTTCTTTGTTTGTAGAAGGTGACATATCATCAATTTTGCTTGTTAATAGCAGCAGCAGGGAGATCCAGAGTATGGAAACTTCTCAATCTGAACAAGGCATTCACATGGAAAGCTGTGGCCATCGGAGGAACACTTTGAATAACATGTTACAGGTAAGCAGCAGCAGGGAGATCCAGAGTATGGAAACTTCTCAATCTGAACAAGGCATTCACATGGAAAGCTGTGGCCATCGGAGGAACACTTTGAATAACATGTTACAGGTAAGCAGCAGCAGGGAGATCCAGAGTATGGAAACTTCTCAATCTGAACAAGGCATTCACATGGAAAGCTGTGGCCATCGGAGGAACACTTTGAATAACATGTTACAGGTAAGCAGCAGCAGGGAGATCCAGAGTATGGAAACTTCTCAATCTGAACAAGGCATTCACATGGAAAGCTGTGGCCATCGGGGGAACACTTTGAATAACATGTTACAGGTAAGCAGCAGCAGGGAGATCCAGAGTATGGAAACTTCTCAATCTGAACAAGCAATTCACATGGAAAGCTGTGGCCATCGGGGGAACACTTTGAATAACATGTTACAGGTAAGCAGCAGCAGGGAGATCCAGAGTATGGAAACTTCTCAATCTGAACAAGCAATTCACATGGAAAGCTGTGGCCATCGGGGGAACACTTTGAATAACATGTTACAGGTAAGCAGCAGCAGGGAGATCCAGAGTATGGAAACTTCTCAATCTGTACAGGGCATTCACATGGAAAGTTGTAACCATCGGGGGAACACTTTGAATAACATTTTACAg GTCCATCAGGATATAGACGAGAGATTTAACTTGTGGGGTTTTGGGAGTGAGATTCCGGAATGGATCAAACATCAAAATATGGGGTCTTCAATATCCTTTGAGGTATCGTCATCTGACTATTGTTCGGGTTGTAAGATACAAGGGTTTGATGTATCTGCTGTATTTTCATGTGAGAAATACGTAGAATACGTAGACTTCTGTTCTTTTGTTGTAATTTATAATAAAACCAAACAAATTCGATGGGGACCCGTTGAAGGATGGAAACACCTCACACGTCCACTTCCAATTCAATCTGGTCAAGACATATTGTTGGTGCGCCATATTATAATTTCTGAGCTTTGGGATTTCTCTGGACGCCATGCTGGATTTGGAGATCACTTTGAAGTGGGAGATCAAGTCGAGGTTACAGTAGAAATTAAGGGTATAGCTGGAAGAAGTTTGCTAGTGAAGAAGTGTGGAGTTCTGTTGGTCCATGAGCCAGATGATCAAGAATATCAAGATCAAATCAGTTTGATGATCATTGATCAATTGCGGAAGAAATACATGTCTGCTTCAGGTGATGAGAATGAGGGTAACCACAATGAAGAAATTTTGCGAGCTTTGCGAGGTGGATGCTTAACAATGTGA
- the LOC122073962 gene encoding disease resistance protein RPV1-like isoform X2 — MDLFHLVYERIRESVAYSSSKIPRWNHDVFLSTFSEDDVGNKIIIDGLYNALLQNGVHTFRDGDEEEEEKKGGREREKRIEESMIAIILFSIKYVSSIECLDELVKIVACRSTTGLTVFPVFCDVDPSHVRKQNGSLEEVFASFEEEEEKDKVKRWRVDLTTVANLSGWDLRDVSNGHVEKFIQKIVDDVLIKRSRKPLNISSYLVGIDSRVATMMNSYIYLSTREVRIIGICGISGIGKTTIAKGLYNEIYHRFEGCSFLENVREVSKQPNGLIHLQEQLLSDVLMKKSIEVGNVARGINLIEQRLKYKRVLIIIDDVDHSDQLNALAVKRDSFGMGSRIIVISRDEHFLNTAEVCDIYHPEELNFVESLQLFSRHAFNNDSPPDDYKKLSKEMVDNVNGLPLALEVIGSLMFDKRSLSEWESTLVKLKGTSSDQIQKKLRLSFYDLDGPEKEIFLNIACFFIGMDKDYVSKILDGCNLYAIIGIRILSQRCLVAIDNDNKLKMHDILREMAKEIVHEESPEEPGRRTRLWSREDVCDVLTKNEGTESVEGITLTISQSEELCFDTKAFVNMHNLRLLQLNYVHLRGGYEHFSKELRWLCWHGFTLNSIPTNFSMENLVVLHMENSNVKKIWKEIKLLKRLRILNFSHSRYLKKTPNFSGLPNLEELILEDCKCLVEVHQSIGYLDNLIVLNLKNCNNLKKLPSSIGLLRSLEVLNLYGCSEQVQSTSWFSSFSKKFLSSLRRQLTSTTSLLPASFSGLCTLRTVNLSFCNLSEDLIPNDFWNMPWVTWLELKGNKFRTLPTNIRNLSRLESLTLSYCKDLKIMTEIPSSLEYLTLEGCSKLEILPSNILFSRILYLALNRCKRLQSFPSGSTSSQGAEDIKNKQNLTYLVVDFDYFRRRSNEISCLPNLLSLTLELCGRPQTLPKLPPSLTSLFVEGDISSILLVNSSSREIQSMETSQSEQGIHMESCGHRRNTLNNMLQVSSSREIQSMETSQSEQGIHMESCGHRRNTLNNMLQVSSSREIQSMETSQSEQGIHMESCGHRGNTLNNMLQVSSSREIQSMETSQSEQAIHMESCGHRGNTLNNMLQVSSSREIQSMETSQSEQAIHMESCGHRGNTLNNMLQVSSSREIQSMETSQSVQGIHMESCNHRGNTLNNILQVHQDIDERFNLWGFGSEIPEWIKHQNMGSSISFEVSSSDYCSGCKIQGFDVSAVFSCEKYVEYVDFCSFVVIYNKTKQIRWGPVEGWKHLTRPLPIQSGQDILLVRHIIISELWDFSGRHAGFGDHFEVGDQVEVTVEIKGIAGRSLLVKKCGVLLVHEPDDQEYQDQISLMIIDQLRKKYMSASGDENEGNHNEEILRALRGGCLTM; from the exons ATGGATCTGTTCCATTTGGTCTACGAGAGAATCCGAGAATCCGTTGCTTACTCGTCTTCCAAAATACCTCGATGGAATCACGATGTCTTCTTGAGTACTTTCAGTGAAGATGATGTTGGCAACAAAATCATCATCGATGGCCTCTACAATGCTTTGCTTCAAAATGGGGTTCATACTTTTAGAGATGGCgacgaggaggaagaagaaaaaaagggaggaagggaaagagagaaacgAATTGAAGAATCGATGATCGCCATAATCCTTTTCTCAATAAAATACGTTTCTTCGATAGAGTGTCTAGATGAACTGGTGAAGATAGTTGCATGTAGAAGCACCACTGGTCTAACTGTTTTCCCTGTTTTCTGTGATGTGGATCCATCGCATGTGCGAAAACAGAACGGTAGTTTGGAGGAAGTGTTTGCCagttttgaagaagaagaggaaaaagataaGGTGAAGAGGTGGAGGGTAGATCTTACTACAGTGGCTAATCTTTCTGGTTGGGATCTTCGAGACGTTTCTAATGG GCATGTGGaaaaatttatccaaaaaattgTTGACGATGTTTTGATTAAACGAAGTCGAAAACCATTGAACATCTCTAGTTATCTTGTTGGAATAGATTCCCGTGTTGCAACAATGATGAATTCATATATATATCTTTCTACACGTGAAGTCCGTATCATTGGAATTTGTGGTATTAGTGGAATTGGTAAGACAACCATTGCGAAGGGTTTATATAATGAAATTTATCATAGATTTGAAGGTTGCAGTTTTCTTGAGAATGTTCGAGAAGTTTCAAAACAACCCAATGGTCTAATTCATTTACAAGAACAACTCTTGTCTGATGTCCTTATGAAGAAAAGCATTGAGGTAGGAAATGTTGCTAGAGGAATAAATTTGATCGAACAGAGGCTTAAATACAAAAGGGTTCTTATCATTATTGATGATGTAGATCATTCAGATCAATTAAATGCATTGGCTGTCAAGCGTGATTCGTTTGGTATGGGAAGTAGAATCATTGTCATATCACGGGATGAACATTTTCTAAACACAGCTGAAGTATGTGACATTTATCATCCTGAAGAGTTAAACTTTGTTGAATCTCTTCAACTCTTTAGTCGGCATGCATTTAACAATGATTCTCCACCAGATGACTACAAGAAGCTATCAAAGGAGATGGTTGATAATGTCAATGGACTTCCGTTAGCTCTTGAGGTTATAGGTTCTTTGATGTTTGACAAAAGAAGCTTATCTGAATGGGAGAGCACATTAGTCAAACTAAAAGGTACTTCTAGTgatcaaattcaaaaaaaactTAGATTAAGTTTTTATGATTTGGATGGCCCAGAGAAGGAAATCTTCCTTAACATTGCATGCTTCTTTATTGGAATGGACAAAGACtatgtatctaaaatactagATGGTTGCAACTTGTATGCAATTATCGGAATCCGCATTCTCAGTCAAAGATGTCTTGTTGCAATTGATAATGACAATAAACTAAAGATGCATGATATACTTCGAGAGATGGCAAAGGAAATTGTTCATGAAGAATCTCCTGAAGAACCTGGAAGACGTACAAGATTGTGGTCACGAGAGGATGTTTGTGATGTATTGACAAAAAATGAG GGTACCGAATCTGTTGAAGGCATCACCCTAACCATTTCTCAGTCTGAGGAGTTGTGTTTTGATACTAAAGCATTTGTAAACATGCATAATCTGAGACTGCTTCAACTCAATTATGTACACTTGAGGGGAGGGTATGAACATTTCTCTAAGGAATTAAGATGGCTTTGTTGGCATGGATTCACTTTGAATTCTATACCCACCAATTTTAGCATGGAGAATCTTGTTGTTCTTCACATGGAAAATAGCAATGTTAAAAAGATTTGGAAGGAAATCAAG ctGCTCAAAAGGTTGAGAATCCTGAACTTTAGTCATTCGAGATACTTAAAGAAAACCCCCAACTTCTCAGGACTTCCCAATCTTGAGGAACTGATCCTTGAAGATTGTAAATGTCTGGTTGAGGTTCACCAATCCATTGGGTATCTTGACAATCTTATTGTCTTGAATCTGAAAAACTGCAATAATCTTAAGAAGCTTCCAAGCAGCATTGGTTTGTTGAGATCTCTTGAAGTACTCAATCTCTATGGTTGCTCAGAACAGGTGCAGTCTACTTCATGGTTTTCTTCATTCTCCAAAAAATTTCTCAGTTCACTAAGAAGACAACTTACTTCtaccacttcactgcttcctgCTTCTTTCTCTGGTTTGTGCACTCTGAGAACAGTGAATCTCAGTTTCTGCAATCTATCAGAAGATTTGATACCCAATGATTTTTGGAACATGCCATGGGTGACTTGGTTAGAATTAAAAGGGAACAAATTTCGCACCCTACCAACCAACATCAGAAATCTTTCTCGTCTTGAATCACTGACATTGAGTTACTGCAAAGATCTCAAAATAATGACAGAGATACCTTCGAGTTTAGAGTATTTGACTCTAGAAGGTTGCTCAAAATTGGAAATATTACCATCCAACATTCTTTTCTCTCGAATTTTGTATCTTGCTTTGAACAGATGTAAGAGGCTACAGTCATTTCCAAGTGGTTCCACATCTTCGCAAGGAGCAGAGGACATTAAGAACAAGCAGAATTTAACATATTTGGTTGTCGACTTTGATTACTTCCGTCGTAGATCAAATGAAATAAGTTGCCTTCCTAATCTTTTGAGCTTAACTTTGGAACTTTGTGGGAGGCCTCAAACACTGCCAAAGCTTCCACCAAGTTTAACTTCTTTGTTTGTAGAAGGTGACATATCATCAATTTTGCTTGTTAATAGCAGCAGCAGGGAG ATCCAGAGTATGGAAACTTCTCAATCTGAACAAGGCATTCACATGGAAAGCTGTGGCCATCGGAGGAACACTTTGAATAACATGTTACAGGTAAGCAGCAGCAGGGAGATCCAGAGTATGGAAACTTCTCAATCTGAACAAGGCATTCACATGGAAAGCTGTGGCCATCGGAGGAACACTTTGAATAACATGTTACAGGTAAGCAGCAGCAGGGAGATCCAGAGTATGGAAACTTCTCAATCTGAACAAGGCATTCACATGGAAAGCTGTGGCCATCGGGGGAACACTTTGAATAACATGTTACAGGTAAGCAGCAGCAGGGAGATCCAGAGTATGGAAACTTCTCAATCTGAACAAGCAATTCACATGGAAAGCTGTGGCCATCGGGGGAACACTTTGAATAACATGTTACAGGTAAGCAGCAGCAGGGAGATCCAGAGTATGGAAACTTCTCAATCTGAACAAGCAATTCACATGGAAAGCTGTGGCCATCGGGGGAACACTTTGAATAACATGTTACAGGTAAGCAGCAGCAGGGAGATCCAGAGTATGGAAACTTCTCAATCTGTACAGGGCATTCACATGGAAAGTTGTAACCATCGGGGGAACACTTTGAATAACATTTTACAg GTCCATCAGGATATAGACGAGAGATTTAACTTGTGGGGTTTTGGGAGTGAGATTCCGGAATGGATCAAACATCAAAATATGGGGTCTTCAATATCCTTTGAGGTATCGTCATCTGACTATTGTTCGGGTTGTAAGATACAAGGGTTTGATGTATCTGCTGTATTTTCATGTGAGAAATACGTAGAATACGTAGACTTCTGTTCTTTTGTTGTAATTTATAATAAAACCAAACAAATTCGATGGGGACCCGTTGAAGGATGGAAACACCTCACACGTCCACTTCCAATTCAATCTGGTCAAGACATATTGTTGGTGCGCCATATTATAATTTCTGAGCTTTGGGATTTCTCTGGACGCCATGCTGGATTTGGAGATCACTTTGAAGTGGGAGATCAAGTCGAGGTTACAGTAGAAATTAAGGGTATAGCTGGAAGAAGTTTGCTAGTGAAGAAGTGTGGAGTTCTGTTGGTCCATGAGCCAGATGATCAAGAATATCAAGATCAAATCAGTTTGATGATCATTGATCAATTGCGGAAGAAATACATGTCTGCTTCAGGTGATGAGAATGAGGGTAACCACAATGAAGAAATTTTGCGAGCTTTGCGAGGTGGATGCTTAACAATGTGA